The segment AGGGCCAGCGGAGGCACCAGCACGTCCAGCGTCAAACCGGCCAAGGCCACGTTGCGCTGGCTGAAGGCAGCCCAGGCGCGACGGGGCGCATCGGCCAGCATCAGCCCCAGGTGCCCGTGCTCCCAACGCGTGCGCTGGCTGTTAAGGCCTTGCTCACTGGTCGGGAACTGACTGGTGACCAGCGCCTGCGGGCAGAACAACGGCGGCGTGCCCCGCTGGCAGAGGTCAAGGCCCAATTTCACGTCTTCGACCAGATGCCCGTTGGCCAGGTCCACGGCGGCCAAGTCCTGCCACGGGAACGCCATGCCCGAGCCCATGAGCTGGCAGGGCAAGCCCACCCGTGCCCAGCCACGGGGCCGGACCAGGTTCTTGACCCGCCAGGCGAACTCGGCCACCTGCACCTTGAGACCGGCACCTGCCAGCGCCTTCATGAGGTACAGCGCCTGCACCGGCCGGCCGCTCTGCGCGCAGCGAAGGGCCAGTTGTTCGAGCGCCCCTTGCTCAGCACGGCAATCGGCATCGACGATGATCACCACCTGGGGCGGGTCGGCGGCCAGGTGACGCATACCGAAGTCCAGCGCATAGCCTTTACCCCGGCGCAAGGCATCCTGACGCACAACCACTTCAGCACCGCCCTCCTCGGCCCGTCGCGCTGTGTCGTCGCTGCAGTTGTCGGCCACGACCAGCAGGCGGTCACCGGCTTGCAGTTGCGGCACCAGGCTCGCGAGCGTGGCGGCGATGATGCTGGCCTCGTCATGGGCCGGGACCAGCACGGCAACCTGCGGGCGCGCCCGGGCAGCGACGGGTTGCGCACGAGCGGGAAGGTAGGCCAGCAACACCTGCCCCAGCAGCACCAGCACCGGAACCGAGACTAGGAGCGCCAGCCCCCCCAGTAAGAACGTCAATACAGTGATCATGCCGTTGCCTTGAAATACTCGGCCAGCCGGGCCGCCTCAGTGTCCACATCATGCCGCTCCAACACCCGCGCATGGCCGGCTGCGCCCATCCGCTGCAACGCCTCGACCGGCTGCCGGAGGCAGTCAGCCATGGCTTCGGTCAATTGTTCGACGTCCCCCGCTGGCACCAGCCAGCCGTTCTCGCCAGGGCGCACCAGTTCGGGGATACCTGCCACATAGGTGCTCAGCACAGGACGACGCAGCGCCATGGCCTCCATCAAGACCACGGGCAACCCTTCGGCGAAGCTGGGCAGCACCAAGGCACGCGCCGCAAGCATGTGCTCGCGCACCTGCTCACTGCCGATCCAGCCGGTGATGCATACCTGTTGCTGCAAGCCATGATGGGCGATCAACCGCTCTATCTCGCCACGCATCTCGCCATCACCGGCCAGCACCAGTTCGAAGGCGATGGAACGCGCCGCCAGCCGGGACGCGGCCTCCAGCAGCAGTAACTGGCCTTTCTGCTCGCACAGGCGGCCCACGCAAACCAGTCTCGGGGCCTGGGGTATCGCCACGCTGGGCACCTCATGAAACGCGCGTTCCAGACCGCAATGCACCACCTTGACCTTCGGCCAGTTGGCGTGGGCCACCCAGCGATATAGCTGGCTGCGTCCGTAGGCACTGACAGCCGCTACGAACGCTGCACGGTCGACCTTGTCGCCCAGGTGCAGGAACTGCGGCTTGTCGAACTCCTCCGGTCCGTGGACGGTGAAACTGAACGGCGGCCCACCCAGTGCGTGGACAAGCATGACGACTTCAGCGGAGTTGGTGCCAAAGTGGGCATGAACGTGGGAGGCTCCGCTTTGCTGCAGCCAGAGCAGTACCTGGCAGGCTTCAGCCAGGTATACCAGGTGATACGGCCAGGCGCGGTCCGCCCTGTATCCCATGCGCAAGGCCAGGCTCAGGGTTTGGCAGAAACGCCGTGGTTGTGCCCGCAGCACGCGCCAGAGCGGTTTGAGCAAACCCGCCAGCCCATGCTGCAGCACATACACCGTTTTGGCTTTCTCGCAGACATCCTCAGGGTCCTGCAACTGGGCGTCCCATCCGCGCAGGGCAATGCGCTGAACCGTAATGCCCAGGCGTTCAATCGCCAGGATTTCGCGCCGTATGAAACTGTGACTCACCTTCGGGTACTGATTGACGAAGTAAGCAATACGCATACGAATCCAGATCCAAACCCGCTTGATGACACACCACGCCCGACAAGCCTTATGTACGGCCTTCTGTCAGGGGCGGAGCGTCCACTGCCGATGCATGCCCAGCGCATGCATCCCCTTGTAGTTCTTGTAGTTCATGGTTGCCGGCAGCGCCTGCCAAAGCCTTGTGCATGCGCGTGAAAACACTGTCGAGCAAAGCTTGCCGGCGGCGGTACATCGCCCGTTTCTTGGCGGGAATGTCCGATTCGGCGCGCTGTGCAGCCACCAGGGGTAGCTCGAAAAAACCGTTGCAGGGCGTCGGCTGGCCGCCGTGCTCCTGCCAGATAGCATCGTAGTCGGCTGCCAGTTCACGGGCGGTGTCGGCGCCAAAATAGGGATGACGGTGGTGCCTGCAGCCGTCGCTGACGGCCAGTATGCGATCGACCGAGAGCGAGCGGGCCAGGCACTTGAGCGCTTCGAGCACCAGGCTGCGCGGGCGCAGGCCTTCGAAATGCTTGGTCAGGTCGCGGTAGATGCCCAAGGACGTTTCACTGTCGATACCTTTGTGGATGCCTTGCACGGCGCCGATGAAAAGCGTCAACCTGTTCCCGTCGTTACACAGGGTGAAGGCCAGTGACGCGACCCGCAGCTCGCCCTGAAACAGGTTCAGGACCAACTCGCCTTCGCGCTTGAACCAGATCGGCCGGTCCAGCACCAGGCTGCAGGCCGGTGAATGGTCCCCC is part of the Pseudomonas parafulva genome and harbors:
- a CDS encoding glycosyltransferase family 2 protein, with the protein product MITVLTFLLGGLALLVSVPVLVLLGQVLLAYLPARAQPVAARARPQVAVLVPAHDEASIIAATLASLVPQLQAGDRLLVVADNCSDDTARRAEEGGAEVVVRQDALRRGKGYALDFGMRHLAADPPQVVIIVDADCRAEQGALEQLALRCAQSGRPVQALYLMKALAGAGLKVQVAEFAWRVKNLVRPRGWARVGLPCQLMGSGMAFPWQDLAAVDLANGHLVEDVKLGLDLCQRGTPPLFCPQALVTSQFPTSEQGLNSQRTRWEHGHLGLMLADAPRRAWAAFSQRNVALAGLTLDVLVPPLALLVLMLLGLNALTWVAYAVADVATPAWMALSALLLLALAVLLAWARFCRDVIPFSVLLYAPFYALRKVPVYVGFLIKRQVEWVRSRREDD
- a CDS encoding glycosyltransferase, which encodes MRIAYFVNQYPKVSHSFIRREILAIERLGITVQRIALRGWDAQLQDPEDVCEKAKTVYVLQHGLAGLLKPLWRVLRAQPRRFCQTLSLALRMGYRADRAWPYHLVYLAEACQVLLWLQQSGASHVHAHFGTNSAEVVMLVHALGGPPFSFTVHGPEEFDKPQFLHLGDKVDRAAFVAAVSAYGRSQLYRWVAHANWPKVKVVHCGLERAFHEVPSVAIPQAPRLVCVGRLCEQKGQLLLLEAASRLAARSIAFELVLAGDGEMRGEIERLIAHHGLQQQVCITGWIGSEQVREHMLAARALVLPSFAEGLPVVLMEAMALRRPVLSTYVAGIPELVRPGENGWLVPAGDVEQLTEAMADCLRQPVEALQRMGAAGHARVLERHDVDTEAARLAEYFKATA
- a CDS encoding DUF535 family protein, translated to MMLVRLVSSLSTLQPGFTPRALKSKYALAVLMVSHRHALEHFMGRMRTALGPQWRQRVGDDALGMVQWPYISSGWNVAQRLDTVASHFEVVTAKAPVLLITGRDERRVLCDLGDHSPACSLVLDRPIWFKREGELVLNLFQGELRVASLAFTLCNDGNRLTLFIGAVQGIHKGIDSETSLGIYRDLTKHFEGLRPRSLVLEALKCLARSLSVDRILAVSDGCRHHRHPYFGADTARELAADYDAIWQEHGGQPTPCNGFFELPLVAAQRAESDIPAKKRAMYRRRQALLDSVFTRMHKALAGAAGNHELQELQGDACAGHASAVDAPPLTEGRT